The proteins below are encoded in one region of Salvelinus fontinalis isolate EN_2023a chromosome 10, ASM2944872v1, whole genome shotgun sequence:
- the LOC129864101 gene encoding histone-lysine N-methyltransferase SMYD1-like isoform X1, giving the protein MTLDMDNIEVFDAGEKGRGLRTTKDLWAGEVVFAEPSFAAVVFDSLSQQVCHSCFRRQANLHRCAQCKFAHYCDRTCQTACWDEHKQECAAIKKYEKAPNENVRLTARVLWRIQKDTGIVSDGQLTSVDQLEDHVADMLADDFKELEIDMQNFLDYCPKTRHGKEYISHIFGIIKCNGFTLSDQRGLQAVGVGLFPNLCLVNHDCWPNCTVILNHGNQSTLNAAYHSKRRIELRALSKIAENEELTVGYVDFLNVSTDRQRTLKHQYHFDCTCQTCSEHLKDDLKMAAKETDGNKPSDELVKEVQEFSLECLAKVEAARTAGNFHEVVKLCRECLDKQEPVLGNTHLYHLRMLSTASEVLSYLQFFSEAAEYAGRLVEGYMKLYHPNNAYLGMATMRAGVTHWHAGLIKVAHEMICKAYAILMVTHGPNHAIIKDLESMRMQTEMELRMFKQNEHSTTA; this is encoded by the exons ATGACCCTGGATATGGACAACATAGAGGTGTTTGATGCTGGGGAGAAGGGCAGGGGTCTTAGGACCACCAAAGACCTTTGGGCTGGGGAGGTAGTGTTCGCTGAGCCCAGCTTCGCTGCAGTGGTCTTCGACAG TCTGTCTCAGCAGGTGTGCCATAGCTGCTTCCGTCGCCAGGCCAACCTGCACCGCTGCGCCCAGTGTAAATTCGCCCACTACTGTGACCGAACCTGCCAGACTGCATGCTGGGATGAGCACAAGCAGGAGTGTGCCGCCATCAAGAAGTACGAAAAGGCTCCTAATGAGAATGTACG TCTTACTGCCCGTGTGCTGTGGCGCATACAGAAGGACACAGGCATCGTGTCGGACGGCCAGCTGACTTCTGTGGACCAGCTGGAGGACCACGTGGCCGACATGCTCGCTGATGACTTCAAAGAGCTTGAGATCGACATGCAAAACTTCCTGGACTACTGTCCCAAAACCAGGCATGGCAAGGAGTACATCTCACACATCTTTGGCATA ATCAAGTGTAATGGCTTTACTCTGAGTGACCAGAGGGGTCTGCAGGCAGTGGGAGTGGGTCTGTTCCCTAACCTGTGTCTGGTCAACCACGACTGCTGGCCCAACTGTACTGTCATCCTGAACCATGGCAA TCAGTCAACTCTGAACGCAGCCTACCACTCTAAAAGGAG GATTGAGCTGCGTGCGCTGAGTAAGATTGCTGAGAACGAGGAGCTGACGGTCGGCTACGTGGACTTCCTGAATGTGTCAACGGACCGCCAGCGCACCCTGAAGCATCAGTACCACTTTGACTGTACCTGTCAAACCTGCAGCGAGCACCTCAAGGATGACCTAAAGATGGCTGCCAAGGAGACCGACGGAAACAAG CCCTCTGATGAACTGGTAAAGGAGGTACAGGAGTTCAGTTTGGAGTGCTTGGCCAAGGTTGAGGCAGCTCGAACTGCTGGCAACTTCCATGAG GTGGTGAAGCTGTGTCGTGAGTGTCTAGACAAACAGGAGCCCGTGTTGGGTAACACACACCTGTATCATCTGCGTATGCTGAGTACAGCCAGTGAGGTGCTGTCCTACCTGCAGTTCTTCTCAGAGGCTGCAGAATACGCAGGCAGACTGGTGGAGGGCTACAT GAAGTTGTACCACCCAAATAATGCTTATTTGGGCATGGCCACCATGCGGGCTGGCGTGACCCACTGGCACGCAGGGCTCATCAAGGTTGCCCATGAAATGATCTGCAAGGCCTACGCCATCCTCATGGTCACCCACGGACCCAACCACGCCATTATCAAGGACCTTGAG TCAATGCGTATGCAGACTGAGATGGAGCTGAGGATGTTCAAGCAGAATGAGCATTCTACCACGGCATGA
- the LOC129864101 gene encoding histone-lysine N-methyltransferase SMYD1-like isoform X2, which translates to MTLDMDNIEVFDAGEKGRGLRTTKDLWAGEVVFAEPSFAAVVFDSLSQQVCHSCFRRQANLHRCAQCKFAHYCDRTCQTACWDEHKQECAAIKKYEKAPNENVRLTARVLWRIQKDTGIVSDGQLTSVDQLEDHVADMLADDFKELEIDMQNFLDYCPKTRHGKEYISHIFGIIKCNGFTLSDQRGLQAVGVGLFPNLCLVNHDCWPNCTVILNHGKIELRALSKIAENEELTVGYVDFLNVSTDRQRTLKHQYHFDCTCQTCSEHLKDDLKMAAKETDGNKPSDELVKEVQEFSLECLAKVEAARTAGNFHEVVKLCRECLDKQEPVLGNTHLYHLRMLSTASEVLSYLQFFSEAAEYAGRLVEGYMKLYHPNNAYLGMATMRAGVTHWHAGLIKVAHEMICKAYAILMVTHGPNHAIIKDLESMRMQTEMELRMFKQNEHSTTA; encoded by the exons ATGACCCTGGATATGGACAACATAGAGGTGTTTGATGCTGGGGAGAAGGGCAGGGGTCTTAGGACCACCAAAGACCTTTGGGCTGGGGAGGTAGTGTTCGCTGAGCCCAGCTTCGCTGCAGTGGTCTTCGACAG TCTGTCTCAGCAGGTGTGCCATAGCTGCTTCCGTCGCCAGGCCAACCTGCACCGCTGCGCCCAGTGTAAATTCGCCCACTACTGTGACCGAACCTGCCAGACTGCATGCTGGGATGAGCACAAGCAGGAGTGTGCCGCCATCAAGAAGTACGAAAAGGCTCCTAATGAGAATGTACG TCTTACTGCCCGTGTGCTGTGGCGCATACAGAAGGACACAGGCATCGTGTCGGACGGCCAGCTGACTTCTGTGGACCAGCTGGAGGACCACGTGGCCGACATGCTCGCTGATGACTTCAAAGAGCTTGAGATCGACATGCAAAACTTCCTGGACTACTGTCCCAAAACCAGGCATGGCAAGGAGTACATCTCACACATCTTTGGCATA ATCAAGTGTAATGGCTTTACTCTGAGTGACCAGAGGGGTCTGCAGGCAGTGGGAGTGGGTCTGTTCCCTAACCTGTGTCTGGTCAACCACGACTGCTGGCCCAACTGTACTGTCATCCTGAACCATGGCAA GATTGAGCTGCGTGCGCTGAGTAAGATTGCTGAGAACGAGGAGCTGACGGTCGGCTACGTGGACTTCCTGAATGTGTCAACGGACCGCCAGCGCACCCTGAAGCATCAGTACCACTTTGACTGTACCTGTCAAACCTGCAGCGAGCACCTCAAGGATGACCTAAAGATGGCTGCCAAGGAGACCGACGGAAACAAG CCCTCTGATGAACTGGTAAAGGAGGTACAGGAGTTCAGTTTGGAGTGCTTGGCCAAGGTTGAGGCAGCTCGAACTGCTGGCAACTTCCATGAG GTGGTGAAGCTGTGTCGTGAGTGTCTAGACAAACAGGAGCCCGTGTTGGGTAACACACACCTGTATCATCTGCGTATGCTGAGTACAGCCAGTGAGGTGCTGTCCTACCTGCAGTTCTTCTCAGAGGCTGCAGAATACGCAGGCAGACTGGTGGAGGGCTACAT GAAGTTGTACCACCCAAATAATGCTTATTTGGGCATGGCCACCATGCGGGCTGGCGTGACCCACTGGCACGCAGGGCTCATCAAGGTTGCCCATGAAATGATCTGCAAGGCCTACGCCATCCTCATGGTCACCCACGGACCCAACCACGCCATTATCAAGGACCTTGAG TCAATGCGTATGCAGACTGAGATGGAGCTGAGGATGTTCAAGCAGAATGAGCATTCTACCACGGCATGA
- the LOC129864102 gene encoding sepiapterin reductase-like has product MQANGISNVILPDAKDLGRALCIITGASKGFGRTIAKEISLLLKPRSVLVLAARSDEKLRELQANLASSDAGRAGLVIRCVVVDLGMKEGVESVIRAAKEISSEDIDHLILINNAASLGDVSRYAQSFTNMAEVDSYLSLNVSSALSLTAGLLQVFPRRQGLRRCVVNVSSLCALQPLPSWVLYCTGKAARDMMFRVLAEEEPDLRVLNYSPGPLNTDMQVEARDCTADPGVRKSFSVMLSQGQLLTCEDSCAKLMKVLLEDDYPSGAHLDFYDL; this is encoded by the exons ATGCAGGCCAATGGTATCTCCAACGTAATTTTACCAGACGCGAAGGACCTAGGGAGAGCGCTGTGCATCATCACCGGGGCGTCCAAAGGATTTGGCCGAACCATAGCGAAAGAGATTTCCCTGTTGCTCAAACCGAGGTCGGTGCTTGTTTTGGCGGCTCGCTCCGATGAGAAATTGCGGGAACTCCAGGCAAATTTGGCTTCGTCGGATGCGGGCAGGGCAGGGTTGGTAATTCGTTGTGTTGTCGTAGACCTGGGAATGAAAGAAGGGGTGGAAAGTGTCATCAGGGCGGCGAAAGAGATTTCCTCCGAGGATATTGACCATCTCATACTGATAAACAATGCTG CCTCTCTGGGAGACGTGTCGCGCTACGCCCAGAGTTTCACCAACATGGCGGAGGTGGACTCCTACCTGTCACTCAACGTAAGCTCCGCCCTCAGCCTGACAGCCGGCCTGCTGCAGGTGTTCCCACGACGACAGGGGCTGCGGCGCTGTGTAGTCAACGTGAGCTCGCTGTGTGCTCTGCAGCCCCTCCCCTCCTGGGTGCTATACTGCACAGGCAAGGCAGCCCGAGACATGATGTTCCGTGTGCTGGCAGAGGAGGAGCCGGACCTCCGTGTACTCAACTATTCCCCAG gTCCCCTGAACACGGACATGCAGGTGGAGGCCAGGGACTGCACGGCAGACCCTGGCGTGAGGAAGTCCTTCTCAGTCATGCTCTCCCAGGGTCAGCTGCTCACCTGTGAAGACTCCTGTGCTAAGCTAATGAAGGTGCTGCTGGAGGATGACTACCCCTCCGGAGCACACCTTGATTTCTATGATctgtag
- the LOC129864103 gene encoding fatty acid-binding protein, liver-type-like — MAFTGKYQLESQENFEPFMKAIGLPDDLIQKGKDIKSVSEIEQNGDHFKVTVTTGTKVMVNSFTVGQEAELETLTGEKIKSTVNLVGNKLMVSLKGIESVTEFNGDTIIATMTLGPIVYKRISKRI; from the exons ATGGCATTCACTGGGAAGTATCAGCTTGAATCTCAGGAGAATTTTGAGCCTTTCATGAAGGCAATTG GTTTGCCAGATGATCTCATCCAGAAGGGCAAGGACATCAAGAGCGTGTCAGAGATTGAGCAAAATGGAGACCACTTCAAAGTGACCGTGACCACAGGCACGAAGGTCATGGTCAACTCGTTCACGGTCGGCCAGGAGGCTGAGCTGGAGACATTGACTGGAGAGAAGATAAAG TCTACGGTGAATCTGGTTGGAAACAAGCTAATGGTCTCATTGAAGGGCATTGAGTCTGTCACTGAATTCAATGGGGACACCATTATCGCT ACGATGACGCTGGGCCCCATCGTCTACAAGAGGATAAGCAAGCGCATCTAG